The genomic stretch TGTCAGCCACCATCTCTTCAGTAACCACCAATGGTGTACGGCCTTCTTTCGCACGCATGGCGCCAATAACAACATCGGCCGTTTTCAGGTGCTTGGCCAATACGCGTGGCTGTATGATCGATGTAAAAACACGCGTACCCAACACACTTTGCAGGCGCCGTAATTTATAAACTGAATTGTCGAACACTTTAACAGAAGCACCCAGTCCTAATGCGGCACGGGTAGCAAATTCACCTACTGTACCTGCGCCGAGAATGATTACTTCTGTTGGTGATATACCTGATATGCCTCCGAGCATAGCGCCTTGCCCGTTGTTCACATTGCTCAGGTATTCAGCTGCGATAAGTATCGATGCTCCTCCTGCTATCTCACTCATGGAACGTATCACAGAATATATTCCCTCTTCATCCTTCAATAGGTCGTAAGCAATAGCGGTAACTTTTTTACCCATTAAATGCTTGATGTAACTTTCGGGCTGCACGGTAAGCTGTAAAGCCGAAAACAGCGTTTGCCTAGGCCGCATGAATTCAATTTCTTCCGGTGAAGGAGGTGCGACCTTTACAATGATCTCCGAGTTTTTATATATTTCTTCGGGTGTATAAACGATCTGAGCTCCCGCCTCACTGTAATCATGATCCTGGAAATTCGACATTTTGCCGGCGTTGGTTTCCACAACCACCTGATGCCCGTTATTGACCAGCAAGCTTACCGCATCGGGAACAAGTGCCACCCTGTTCTCCTGGAACGAAATTTCACGGGGAATACCTATGTTGAGCCGGCCTTTCTTTTTAGAAATCTCGAGGGTTTCCTCCTGAGGCATCAGGGCCGTTTGTGATAAGGATTTAATCAGATCTTTAGATGACTTCATAAAGAATTTTTTAGGCCACTAAATTTAATCATTCTTGCCGAAAGTGTACTGTTTTTGTTGTTAGTTACTTCAATAACTTAATAACATATAACTCAACAACTCAATACCCCAATAACTCAATACCCCAATAATATAATACCCCAATAACTCAATACCCCAATAACTCAATAACTCAATAACTCAATAACTCAATAACTCAATAACTCAATAACTCAATAACCCAATAACTCAATAACCCAATAACTCAATAACCCAATAACTCAATAACCCAATAACTCAATAACCCAATAACCCAATAACTTAATAACTCAATAACCCAATAACTTAATAACTCAATAACCCAATAACTCAATAACTCAATAACCCAATAACCCAATAACCCAATAACCCAATAACTCAATAACTAATCACCCTTTCCGTACCATTTACACTTATTTCCACTTCAACTGTATCCGCAGGCATTAATCCGGCTATTTTCTCCGGCCATTCGATAAAGCACCAGGCATTGGAGTAAAAATAATCTTCATAGCCAATGTCATATACTTCTTCAATGTTTTTTATGCGATAGAAATCAAAATGACAGATCTTTGATCCGTTCTGTCCCAGATATTCATTAATGATTGAAAAGGTTGGACTGCCGGTAGTGTCTTTCACACCAAGCTGTTTGCAAATAGCCTTAATGAATGTTGTTTTTCCCGCGCCCATCACTCCTTTTATGGCAAACAGTTTTCTTCCGGGATTATTTTCCAGAAGTTTTGCTGCCGCCTCTTTAAAATCAGGTATGTTTTTTACGGTTATGGAAGGCATATTAACGATTCTGACTTAGCCAAATGAGTTAAAATTTATATCCAACATTGATCGATAAGTTTGAATCTTTTATAAAGAGATTATTACTATTGTTCCTGCCCGTATAATGGAATCTTGAGATCGATAATTTGTAATTCGCCTCAAAAAATAATGCCGATTGGGTTTGAAGGTTATTGAATTGTAAGCCCAATCCGCCTTGCAGCAATGATCCGAAACGACTCCAGGGGAACGGATACTCAAACGTGATCTTCGTTTTACCATCATAAACCTGTATGCCATCATTTATCGATTCAATAGAAGTGTTGGAATACAATATATATCTCCAGGCCCAGCCAAAGGTAAAATAGGAGGTGGTTTTGCGTCGTGTTTCTTTTCCCAATGATTGTTTTAATAATATGGGAAGTTGAAACTCGTTCATTCTGAGGGTATGTGTGAACGGAAATGTTTTATCATACAGTTTTGAATAACCGGGTGCAAAATAATACGAACGAAATGAAAGTCCCTGGTTCAGATATTCAAGACCCGTTTCGATACCTGTGCCAAATAGTTTGTACATCTTTTTAAAGCCTATGTTGAACGCGAAACTGCCTTTCGTTTCATCCGTATGATCCCTATTATTGCTGTAAAAAGGAATGACCATACCTATATACATGCGTTTATTTGTACGTATTTTTTTTGAGGGTGCTGAATCCTGTGCATGCATACATAGTGAAAACAAACCCAGAAGAAGTATAACAAAACTCTTTGACCTGTGGGCCGCGATAGTATGTGATACTTTCTGTTTCAAGTTCAGGCTTTTCGTACAGCGGTTATGGCATTACCCTGTGCAGTCGGTGTAAGTACAATTTCTGTGATATTTACATGTGCAGGGCGGGTTAAAGCCCAGGCAATGGTTTCAGCAATGTCTTCCGGTGTAAGCGGTTTAAGACCCGCATAAACTTTTTTAGCACGTTCTTCATCGCCATTGTACCGCACGATCGAAAATTCTGTTTCCACCATACCGGGATGTATGCCTGTAACACGAATACCATGCTGCAGAAGATCAAGGCGCATCGCCCTGTTTAACGCGTCGACAGCATATTTGGTGGCGCAATACACATTGCCATTAGGATATACTTCTTTTCCGGCTATCGAGCCAATGTTCACAATATGGCCCTTTCCGTGTTTTATCATCATCGGGGCAACAATCCTGGTTACATACAGCAATCCTTTAATGTTGGTGTCGATCATACGTTCCCAGTCGTCAACAACCCCTTCCTGTATCGTACTGAACCCGGCGGCAAGTCCGGCATTGTTTACCAATACATCTATCTTGCTCCAGTTTTCTTTTAGCGATTGGATATTCTTTGTCACTTCATCCTGGTGGCGGACATCAAAACACAGTGAAAGTACATGTGCGTTCGATATTTTTTTTATTTCAGCGCTTAAAATATCGAGCCTTTCCTGCCTGCGCCCGGTAATGATCATGTCATAGCCATGCCTGGCCAGCAACAATGCTGTTGCCTTGCCGATCCCTGATGTTGCACCTGTTACTAAAGCTATCATATGTTTTCCTCCTGCCTCCTCCAATTAAACATCCTCTCCTTTGGAGAGGGTGGAGGTGAGGCCTTTATTTAATTTACTGTTTTTAAAACTATATGCAAAATAAATAACAAGGCCCGCTGCCAGCCAGCTAAAAAACCATATCCAGTTGGAGGCCGACATTCCCGTTAACAGGAATGAGCACGAAAGTAATCCCAGTACAGGGATCAGTGAAAGCTCCTTTAAGAATGAAAGAATTGCCATTGTAATACAAAGCACAAAAAATACCAGCATGGGAATCATCGAGGCTGCTGTTTCATTGGTGATATTAAAATTGTTTGTAATAAACCCGGGGATGAAATAAGAGACCAGCGCGAATGAGATCAATGTAGCGATCGGGATTATCCATTTCCCGTTTATATAGGGCAGGCGGAATCTTTTATGGCCCTTACTGATAGGTTTTTCGTGGCGAGGAAGCATTAATACTCCTCCGCAAACAAGCGCGAAGGCAAATAGGGTGGCTATACTCGTAAAGTCGAGTACAAATTTTTCATCCGTAAAAAGAATGGGGATACCGACTACCAGTCCCGTAATAATTGTTGAAAATCCGGGCGTTTTATATTTAGGGTGAATGGATGAAAAGCGTTTAGGTAAAAGACCGTCGCGGCTCATGCTCATCCATATACGTGGCTGCCCCATCTGGAAAACGAGTAATACACTTGTCATCGCCACAACAGCGGCGATCGAAACTGTAAACAACATCCATTTTACACCTTTCAGGTTAAACACTTCCGCAAGCGGATCGCTCACACCAAGCTGGCTGTAGGAAACCATACCTGTAAGGACAAAGGACAGGATGATATAAATTACAGTGCAGATAACCAGTGAATTGATCATGCCGCGCGGCAGATCGGTTTGCGGGTTCTCGCTTTCTTCCGCCAGCGTCGACACAGCATCGAAACCTATATAAGCAAAAAAAACAGCTGCCACACCCTTCATTACTCCGCCAAAACCATTGGGCATAAAGGGTGTCCAGTTTTCAATATCCACATAAAATATCCCTACTACAATTACCAGCGTGATAATAACAAGTTTTGTTATAACCATGGCATTACTGAAGTTGCGTGATTCTTTTACTCCCACATATACAAGCCAGGTAATAACTGCGTTGATGCATATGGCGGGTAAGTCAAAAATGATATTTAGACCTCCAAGTTGCGGGGCTGTGTTCCACGCATTCATTCCTTCACCCGGAGTGTTGTTCAACCAGGCCTCATGGGCCGATGTGTAATTTGTTGTTAGATACTGGGGTAAATGAATACCAACGCCATCCAGGAGGTTGGTGAAATACCCGCTCCAGGAAAAGGCTACATAAATATTTCCTATCGAATACTCCATCAGCAATGCCCAGCCAATGATCCAGGCAAATAACTCCCCGAAAGAAACATAGGCATATGTGTATGCGCTGCCGGAAGCGGGAACACGTGAAGCGAATTCTGCGTAACACATAGCGGTAAACCCGCAGGCCACTGCACACATTATAAACAGAAAAACAACCCCGGGTCCGCCATTGAAACAGGCATCACCCATACTGCTGAAACTCCCGGCTCCTATAATGGCTGCGATCCCGAAAAATGTAAGATCCCGCACGCGAAGCACTTTATTAAGGGAAACATGCTCTCCGGGAAAATCTTCCTGTTTTAAAGCCTGGGTGGCTGATTTTTTTCGGAAAAGATCGTTAAAACTCATCACCATGTTGTTACAAGATGATAAAAGTATAAAATTTAAAGCGTTTTGTGGAGGTTTGCCGGATCAATCTTTCAAACTAAAATGAGGCGGAAACAGGATATAAATGACTTAAATTGCAGATCACTTGACAACGGTAACATGACCAACATAGTTATGCGTCAGGCTGAAAATATCTTTCAATACGATCTTATATACGTACACATCCTGCTGAACAAGGTTGCCGCTTTTACCCTGTACTTTTCCATCCCAGCCTACATTTAAATCATCGGTTGTAAAGATGAGATTACCCCATCTGTCAAACACGATCATTTTATATTGGGTGATCCCTGAACCTTTTCCGTTAAAACTCTCATTTATATTATCCTCATTCGGAGAAAAGGCATTCGGAACGTAAAAAGTGAACTGGGGCTTAACGGTTAAGCACTTCACTGTGCTGTCAGTACATCCGCCAGAATCCCGCACTGTTAATTTGATGCAATAAATACCCGTATCCGAATAAGTGTGCGATGGGTTGGTCAATAGACTGCTGTTCGTGTTGCTTGTAGTATCACCAAAGTCCCATAACCAGCCCGTGGCTCTGGTCGATTTATCTGTAAAATTGATTGATGGTTCATATATGCTCACACTGGTGGATGACATGTTAAAATCAGCTATTGGCGATGATGT from Bacteroidota bacterium encodes the following:
- a CDS encoding alanine dehydrogenase, with the protein product MKSSKDLIKSLSQTALMPQEETLEISKKKGRLNIGIPREISFQENRVALVPDAVSLLVNNGHQVVVETNAGKMSNFQDHDYSEAGAQIVYTPEEIYKNSEIIVKVAPPSPEEIEFMRPRQTLFSALQLTVQPESYIKHLMGKKVTAIAYDLLKDEEGIYSVIRSMSEIAGGASILIAAEYLSNVNNGQGAMLGGISGISPTEVIILGAGTVGEFATRAALGLGASVKVFDNSVYKLRRLQSVLGTRVFTSIIQPRVLAKHLKTADVVIGAMRAKEGRTPLVVTEEMVADMKVGSVIVDVSIDQGGCFETSKTTNHTNPVFRKHGVIHYCVPNIASRVSRTASYALSTIFGSILLDIGEEGGVEKMLKYHAGVRNGVYIFNGSLTNKYLGDLLKLKYKDLDLLIAGI
- the tsaE gene encoding tRNA (adenosine(37)-N6)-threonylcarbamoyltransferase complex ATPase subunit type 1 TsaE; amino-acid sequence: MPSITVKNIPDFKEAAAKLLENNPGRKLFAIKGVMGAGKTTFIKAICKQLGVKDTTGSPTFSIINEYLGQNGSKICHFDFYRIKNIEEVYDIGYEDYFYSNAWCFIEWPEKIAGLMPADTVEVEISVNGTERVISY
- a CDS encoding SDR family NAD(P)-dependent oxidoreductase, with the translated sequence MIALVTGATSGIGKATALLLARHGYDMIITGRRQERLDILSAEIKKISNAHVLSLCFDVRHQDEVTKNIQSLKENWSKIDVLVNNAGLAAGFSTIQEGVVDDWERMIDTNIKGLLYVTRIVAPMMIKHGKGHIVNIGSIAGKEVYPNGNVYCATKYAVDALNRAMRLDLLQHGIRVTGIHPGMVETEFSIVRYNGDEERAKKVYAGLKPLTPEDIAETIAWALTRPAHVNITEIVLTPTAQGNAITAVRKA
- a CDS encoding amino acid permease, whose amino-acid sequence is MSFNDLFRKKSATQALKQEDFPGEHVSLNKVLRVRDLTFFGIAAIIGAGSFSSMGDACFNGGPGVVFLFIMCAVACGFTAMCYAEFASRVPASGSAYTYAYVSFGELFAWIIGWALLMEYSIGNIYVAFSWSGYFTNLLDGVGIHLPQYLTTNYTSAHEAWLNNTPGEGMNAWNTAPQLGGLNIIFDLPAICINAVITWLVYVGVKESRNFSNAMVITKLVIITLVIVVGIFYVDIENWTPFMPNGFGGVMKGVAAVFFAYIGFDAVSTLAEESENPQTDLPRGMINSLVICTVIYIILSFVLTGMVSYSQLGVSDPLAEVFNLKGVKWMLFTVSIAAVVAMTSVLLVFQMGQPRIWMSMSRDGLLPKRFSSIHPKYKTPGFSTIITGLVVGIPILFTDEKFVLDFTSIATLFAFALVCGGVLMLPRHEKPISKGHKRFRLPYINGKWIIPIATLISFALVSYFIPGFITNNFNITNETAASMIPMLVFFVLCITMAILSFLKELSLIPVLGLLSCSFLLTGMSASNWIWFFSWLAAGLVIYFAYSFKNSKLNKGLTSTLSKGEDV